A DNA window from Bacteroides cellulosilyticus contains the following coding sequences:
- a CDS encoding cyclodeaminase/cyclohydrolase family protein yields the protein MLVDLTVKEFLNKVAGSDPVPGGGSIAALNGAVASALAAMVANLTIGKKNYEEHEELMNHIASLALREKDVFIADIDRDSEAYDAVFACFKMPKATDEEKAARSAAIQEATKYAALVPMQVARNAYEMMSVIADVARLGNRNAVTDACVAMMSARTAVLGALLNVRINLGSIKDKTFADELQREADVLERLACDREKEVLDVVNQELRV from the coding sequence ATGTTAGTTGATTTAACAGTAAAAGAATTTCTGAATAAAGTGGCGGGCAGTGATCCCGTCCCCGGTGGCGGAAGTATTGCTGCCCTGAACGGTGCCGTAGCTTCGGCACTTGCCGCTATGGTTGCTAACCTCACCATCGGCAAGAAGAATTACGAAGAACACGAGGAACTTATGAACCATATTGCTTCTCTCGCACTGAGAGAGAAAGACGTATTCATAGCTGATATAGATCGTGACTCGGAAGCCTATGATGCCGTATTTGCCTGCTTCAAAATGCCCAAGGCTACCGATGAAGAAAAAGCTGCCCGCAGCGCTGCCATTCAGGAAGCTACTAAGTATGCCGCTTTAGTCCCCATGCAAGTAGCTCGTAATGCCTACGAGATGATGTCGGTAATTGCCGACGTTGCCCGTTTGGGAAACCGTAATGCAGTGACTGATGCTTGTGTGGCCATGATGTCCGCCCGTACAGCTGTATTGGGTGCCTTGCTGAACGTTCGCATCAATCTGGGTTCCATCAAAGACAAAACCTTTGCAGATGAACTCCAAAGAGAAGCCGATGTGCTGGAACGCTTGGCTTGTGACCGTGAAAAAGAAGTATTGGATGTTGTTAACCAAGAATTACGAGTATGA
- the hutH gene encoding histidine ammonia-lyase produces MKNVYHIGSGELTFDIIERIINENLKLELAPEAKERIQKCRDYLDHKIAESEEPLYGITTGFGSLCSKNISPDELGTLQENLIKSHACSVGEEIRPVIVKLMMLLKAHALSLGHSGVQVITVQRILDFFNNDVMPIVYDRGSLGASGDLAPLANLFLPLIGVGDVYYKGKKREAINVLDEFGWEPVKLMSKEGLALLNGTQFMSANGVFAILKAFRLSKKADLIAALSLEAFDGRIDPFMDCIQQIRPHRGQIETGDNFRKLLEGSEIIAQYKAHVQDPYSFRCIPQVHGATKDAIRYVSSVLLTEINSVTDNPTIFPDEDRIISGGNFHGQPLAISYDFLGIALAELGNISERRVAQLIMGLRGLPEFLVANPGLNSGFMIPQYAAASMVSQNKMYCYAASSDSIVSSNGQEDHVSMGANAATKLYRIMDNLEHILSIELMNAVQGIEFRRPLKTSPALERFLNEYRKEVPFIKDDIVMYKEIHKTVAFLNRTKFDY; encoded by the coding sequence ATGAAAAACGTCTATCATATAGGGTCCGGTGAACTCACATTCGACATCATCGAACGAATTATCAACGAGAATCTGAAACTGGAACTGGCTCCCGAAGCCAAAGAACGGATACAGAAATGCCGCGACTACCTCGATCATAAGATAGCCGAGTCCGAAGAACCTTTGTACGGTATCACCACAGGCTTCGGTTCCCTGTGTAGCAAAAATATATCCCCCGATGAACTGGGCACCTTGCAGGAAAACCTGATAAAGAGTCATGCTTGCAGCGTCGGTGAAGAAATACGTCCCGTCATCGTCAAACTAATGATGTTGCTGAAAGCACATGCCCTTTCTCTGGGACATAGCGGTGTGCAAGTCATTACCGTACAGCGTATCCTCGATTTCTTCAACAATGATGTGATGCCCATTGTCTACGACCGCGGTTCGCTCGGTGCATCCGGTGATCTGGCTCCTCTTGCCAATCTCTTCCTGCCGCTTATCGGTGTGGGCGATGTTTATTATAAAGGTAAGAAGCGCGAAGCTATTAATGTCCTCGATGAGTTCGGTTGGGAACCGGTGAAACTTATGAGTAAAGAAGGCCTTGCCCTGCTCAACGGTACGCAGTTTATGAGTGCCAATGGTGTGTTTGCCATTCTGAAAGCCTTCCGTCTCTCCAAGAAAGCCGACCTTATTGCCGCTCTTTCACTCGAAGCTTTTGATGGGCGTATCGATCCTTTTATGGATTGTATCCAGCAAATTCGTCCGCACCGGGGGCAAATTGAGACAGGCGATAATTTCCGTAAACTCCTGGAAGGCAGTGAAATCATAGCTCAATACAAAGCCCATGTACAAGATCCGTACTCTTTCCGTTGTATCCCTCAGGTGCATGGTGCAACGAAAGATGCTATTCGTTATGTTTCTTCTGTACTGCTGACTGAAATCAATTCCGTAACAGACAATCCAACCATCTTTCCCGATGAAGACCGCATCATCTCCGGTGGAAATTTCCATGGTCAGCCGCTTGCCATTTCTTATGACTTCCTGGGCATTGCCCTTGCCGAATTAGGTAACATTTCGGAGCGACGGGTGGCACAGCTCATTATGGGACTGCGCGGTTTGCCCGAATTTCTGGTGGCCAATCCCGGTCTGAACTCCGGCTTTATGATACCGCAATACGCTGCTGCCTCCATGGTCAGCCAGAATAAGATGTATTGTTATGCTGCCAGCAGTGATTCCATTGTTTCCTCCAACGGACAGGAAGACCATGTTAGTATGGGAGCTAATGCAGCTACCAAATTGTATCGCATCATGGACAATCTGGAACATATTCTCTCCATTGAATTGATGAATGCCGTACAGGGAATTGAATTCCGTCGCCCGTTAAAGACCTCTCCTGCTTTGGAACGCTTCCTGAACGAATATCGCAAAGAGGTCCCTTTTATTAAAGACGACATTGTCATGTATAAGGAAATTCATAAGACAGTGGCATTTCTGAACCGGACGAAGTTCGATTATTGA